TATAATGGTGTCATTATACAATGCATGACATCTAACTTAACTACCAGAAGAACAGAACTCAGGAGTAAGAACAATGAAAGTACTTACATTTAACATGGCATAAATGAAGAAGGTGTCTTGTTCTGCTTCTTTTGAAAAAATGTATGCTGAATAAGGCTTTCTTTGAGCCTATAAGGGATCAACACAGGTAGATCATCATCATACTGGAACTTGGCCAGCAAATTGCCCATTCTGTCACAGTGCAAGAGCCAGCCAAAGCAGATGACAAGCAGGTCACCCTCAGACACGATCTTGGCAAACCAATCTCCTTGTTCCTGGAATTGCCGGATCTCCATCTCTGGCAGCTTGATCCGGTACTGGAATGACCAGATTTCGATTTTGTAGTCCTGCAGCGCAAAGATTCTCATCCCCATCATGGCATCCTTGCTGCACGATGCAGCAAGCATGCCATCCATGTCAAACAACCGCATAATATCACGGGGGTTCACAGCAGGGGGGCGCATCTGCCTGAACAACTCAGCCACCGTGTCGAACACCAAGATCCTGTGGTAGTGGACAATGCATTGCTTCTTCCAGTGAACGTGCAGGTTTCCGTGGAGGTGCGCGGCACTGAACTAGTACTCACTACTCCCTCCACACACGGTGATTAGCTGGCACGACCTCAAGGCGAAGGTCACACAAAACTTTCAGGGCTTCCATTACCCACAAACGGCCCAAGCAGATCTTTTccaatgcaaacaaaaagacAAGGAGCCACTCGTAGAATATGTAAGAATATATGTCTACCTTCGTTCTCAAGCACCGCACATTGAGGAATCCGTAGCAATATCCGCGTGCATCGCGGGCCTCACCCCTGGCCCAACAGCGTCGAAGCTATCAGGGAAAGAGCCCAAAACGATGAGTGTTCTCTTCAGCAAACTCGATGAATACATCAGGTCTGACGAGGACCACCGCAGAAGAGTGGCGGAACGTAACAAGGAAAGGCAAACAAACCAGAACCGAAGCTGGCAATCTTCGCCTTACAACAAGcctcaaaaccaaaaccaaaaccaaaaccaaaccgCGTCATGAACATTGagggaaaccaaaaccaaagctAGAGctaaaaccaaaacaacaataCCCAAAGAGGGGGCCACTCTGGTAGAGGACGAGGTCGAGGAAGACAGCAAAAATCGTTCTACTGCGTCAACCATGGCTATCAGAACCATCATAATACATAGTGGTgccccaaaaagaaagaagaagagaggaaagCTACAGAAGAAGCCGCGAAAGCAGCCGCACAAGCACCCAAAACAATCCACCACACAGCTTTTTACCCACACCCAAGCTTTTACTCCAACCAGCCCAGCTTCGCCAACTTCCAGCAACCAATGACCTGGCCTCTTCCGCCCCACATACAACCATACCACCAAACAATCCCACTACATGCTAACCCAAATCCGCCTCAAAAGCCTCAAGAAACACTACCTCCTCCCCCAAGCATGCCAGCCATAATGCCCAAACCAGAGCCCAGCATGCAAAAGAACAACCAAAACTCCTTACCTACCttcggcatgataatgccaatcaccGGACGCTCCTCTTTAGAGTTCGAGAACAAGAGGTAGAGGCAAAACTATTTCAGAGAAGTCAATGTAATCATACCCGACGGACCCCCAACGaagccagaatgggcacacatgcccataaGCTTCACGGGGGAAGACTTCAAGCTCAAGACAACTTCGCACAATGATGCGATGGTCATCAAAGCGCTGATAGCAGGTTGGACAGTTGGAAAAGTCCTAGTTGACACGGGCAGCTCCGCGGAGATCCTCTTCGCAAATGCATTCAGAGAAATgaacattgacatgaacacgCTCGACCCAGTCGACATCCCACTTCTCGGCTTCGGTGGAAAGCCGGTGAAGGCCTTGGGAAAAATTGCTCTCCCGGTCTCGTTCGGGGACCACGACAATGCAAGAATAGAGCACATCACCTTCGACATGGTGGAGATGCACTATCCCTATAATGCAATACTTAGCCGCAGCTTCATCACCAAAATGGATGCAACAATTAGGCAACTAtacctatgcatgaaaatacccgcGCTCAAGGGGGTCATAACAGTGTACGGTGATCAGCAAATGGCAAGGAATATAGAAAGAGGGGTAGCTCCGGGCCAAAAAAATGTCCACCACCTAGCCTCATCAAACGAAGCGGAAAGCTCAGCAAAGCAAAAGACCCACAATGAGCCCAAGTGggacaaagaaaaaataaagatcaGTGCTGACGGCGAAACAAAGCGGGTACTCCTAGACGGGTACATCGCAGACAGGTTCGTAACAATTGGAGCCAACCTCGACCCCGAAGAAGAACACAACCTCATCGAGTgcctcaacaagaacaaagacatcTTCGCTTGGTCCGCAGGTGATCTCAAAGGAGTGGATAGGGAAATCATCGAGCACAGCCTCGACATCAGGCAAGGAGCTAGGCCAAAGAAGcaaaagctaagaaaaatatCCGACGAAAAGGTCCAAGCCGTAAAGGCCGAAGTTGACAGGCTCCTCGAAGCTAACGTAATCAAGCCAATCCAGTACCCTGACTGGTTAGCTAACACAATAccagtaaaaaagaaaaatgacaaatggagaatgtgtatagacttcacagacctcaacaaggccTGCCCAAAAGATGATTACCCTCTCGAGAGGATTGACAAGGTAGTGGATGACGCTGCAAACAGTGAAATGCTCTCGCTACTTGACCTCTTCTCGAGGTACCACCAGATCAGAATCAAGAAGGAGGACGAAGGCAAAACAAGCTCCGTGACACCTTTTGGAATGTTCTGCTTCGTGCGTATGCCAGAGGGGCTAAAGAATGCAGGCCAAACATTCTCAAGGATGACGGCAACAGTCCTGGACAACTAGCTTCGGCTTAATATCCTGgcttatgtggatgatatcgtCGTCAAAAGCACCAAATGAAGCGACCACATTCTGGATCTCACAGAAACATTCGCTAACCTGAGGTCAGCCAACCTAAAGCTAAACCCAGAAAAGTGTGTATTCGGGGTCCAAAGAGGAAAGATCCTAGGCTGCCTGGTAATGACAAAaggcatcgaggccaacccaGATAAAATCAAGGCGCTAGCTAATATGTCAGAGCCAACTTC
This portion of the Setaria viridis chromosome 7, Setaria_viridis_v4.0, whole genome shotgun sequence genome encodes:
- the LOC140223421 gene encoding uncharacterized protein is translated as MPISFTGEDFKLKTTSHNDAMVIKALIAGWTVGKVLVDTGSSAEILFANAFREMNIDMNTLDPVDIPLLGFGGKPVKALGKIALPVSFGDHDNARIEHITFDMVEMHYPYNAILSRSFITKMDATIRQLYLCMKIPALKGVITVYGDQQMARNIERGVAPGQKNVHHLASSNEAESSAKQKTHNEPKWDKEKIKISADGETKRVLLDGYIADRFVTIGANLDPEEEHNLIECLNKNKDIFAWSADFTDLNKACPKDDYPLERIDKVVDDAANSEMLSLLDLFSRYHQIRIKKEDEGKTSSVTPFGMFCFVRMPEGLKNAGQTFSRMTATVLDN